TTGCCTCGGAATGTTGTGAACCGAACCTCTCTATGTGCCTTAATGCCTCTTCCATATCATCAACGATCTTTATATTCAGGATAAGGTCAAGGTGCTCTGTGTTCCAATCCTCTTCTGAAGCTGATTTAATAGAGGCATCAATTGCTGCCGTTTTCTGACAACCTCTGATTTCAACCCCGGCCTGCTGTAATCTCTTTATCATCCCGGTAAGAAAGTCTGATGCAACAGCCTTGTGAACCAGCATTGTTTCCATAGCATTGCACGTACCGGGCCGCTGTACCTTCGCATTAAAACAGATATCCTCTGCCATCTTAATATCAGCATCTTCATCCACATAAGTATGACAAAGCCCCCTGTCATGTTTTATCACAGGTATTGTGGAATTTGCAGACACAGTCTTTATAAGTGCTTCACCGCCCCGTGGAATAATCAGATCTATATATTTATCCAGCTTCAGCATCTCCATAACAGCCTGCCGGTCAACTACATCAACCATTGTTATAGAACCATCAGGAAGCCCTGCCTTTAAGCCGGCCTCAATAAGGATATTAGCAATGGCCTTATTTGAATTAATTGCCTCTGAGCCGCCGCGTAAAAATACACCGTTACCTGACTTTATGCAGAGTGCTGCTGAATCTGCTGTAACATTCGGTCTTGATTCATAGATAATCCCTATGACACCAATAGGTACCCGTATCCTTCCCACCTGCATCCCGTTCGGCCTCTGCCGCATGTGTGTAATCTCCCCCACAGGGTCAGGAAGGGCCGCGATATCTCTTAACCCCTTTGCCATTTCTTTTATCCTCTTTTCATTCAGGGTAAGCCTGTCTAATAGGGCAGAAGAAAGTGACTTTTCTGTTCCTGCCCGAAGGTCTTTCTGATTCTCTGCTATTAATCCTGCAGATTCCCTTTCCAGGGCATCAGCCATTGCAAGAAGTGCATTATCTTTTATACGTGTTGAAGTACTCGCCAGCCTCCTCGCCCCTTCCTTAGCCTTCTTCCCTTTTTCTTCTATATAATTTTTAAAGTCCATAAACCCCTCCTCCTCCCGAAAATTCCTACGGCGGGGTAAGAAAACCCCGCCTATCCAGCAAAAAAATGAGGATAGGCGGGACATTCTTGTCCCGCTGATTTTTATTCCCCACCCCCCTTAATTATTACTTCGGTGGGAGGCCCCGACCCTCCCCTTGAAGGGGAGGGAATTATTTCTATGATTATAGCTTCTTACTTCTTGCCTCTAACGTCTGTTAACTGCTTACTGCTTACTGCTTACTGCTCACTATTACAAGGTTATCCCTGTGTATCACCTCATCATAATCCTTATACCCTAAAATCGCCGGAATTTCACTGGTTTTTTTCCCTATGATCCTTATTAGCTCTCTTGAGTTATAATTGGTCAACCCCTTGGCAAATACCTTACCTCCCTCATCTTCACATGAAACTGCATCACCGGCCTCAAATTCTCCGGCAACGGCTGTTATACCTGATGGCAGGAGGCTCTTTCCCCTCTTTAGCAACGCATCCCTTGCACCGTTGTCCAGAATAAGACGGCCGCTAGCAGGAAGTGCATGGGCAATCCAGTGTTTCCTGCTTGTAAGGCGGGATTCTTTTGGCAGGAAAAGCGTCCCCACTTCAAAACCGGTAAATAATCGGTTCAAAAGACCGGCTGCATTGCCATTCATGATTACGGTAGGGATGCCATATTCTGAAACCCTTTTGGCAGTCTCCACCTTGGATGTCATACCACCGGTCCCTTCAATCGTAGTTGAACCACCGGCAATATCCTCAATATTCCTGTCTATCTCTTTAACAACCGGTATAAGCACAGCATCCTTATGCAAAGAAGGATTCGCTGTAAATAACCCCTCTACATCAGACATGATAATCAGAAGATCAGCATCTACCACATTAGTTACAAGCCCGGATAACAGGTCATTAT
The sequence above is a segment of the Nitrospirota bacterium genome. Coding sequences within it:
- a CDS encoding glutamate-5-semialdehyde dehydrogenase, with protein sequence MDFKNYIEEKGKKAKEGARRLASTSTRIKDNALLAMADALERESAGLIAENQKDLRAGTEKSLSSALLDRLTLNEKRIKEMAKGLRDIAALPDPVGEITHMRQRPNGMQVGRIRVPIGVIGIIYESRPNVTADSAALCIKSGNGVFLRGGSEAINSNKAIANILIEAGLKAGLPDGSITMVDVVDRQAVMEMLKLDKYIDLIIPRGGEALIKTVSANSTIPVIKHDRGLCHTYVDEDADIKMAEDICFNAKVQRPGTCNAMETMLVHKAVASDFLTGMIKRLQQAGVEIRGCQKTAAIDASIKSASEEDWNTEHLDLILNIKIVDDMEEALRHIERFGSQHSEAIVTNNHQRAMRFLREVDAAAVFVNASTRLHDGGQFGLGAEIGISTTRIHARGPMGLEELTSAKFIILGEGQIRE
- the proB gene encoding glutamate 5-kinase, with amino-acid sequence MRISVLKDVKRIVIKIGSRVLASTGSGLNSRRIKRIAREIGELHHRGFEVVIVSSGAVVAGMNELGLTKKPREIPLKQAAASIGQSKLIQMYEKMFRAFDIKVAQILLTRDDIADRKRFLNSRNTLLTLLSYKVVPVINENDTVAVDEIKFGDNDLLSGLVTNVVDADLLIIMSDVEGLFTANPSLHKDAVLIPVVKEIDRNIEDIAGGSTTIEGTGGMTSKVETAKRVSEYGIPTVIMNGNAAGLLNRLFTGFEVGTLFLPKESRLTSRKHWIAHALPASGRLILDNGARDALLKRGKSLLPSGITAVAGEFEAGDAVSCEDEGGKVFAKGLTNYNSRELIRIIGKKTSEIPAILGYKDYDEVIHRDNLVIVSSKQ